The genomic interval TGCTGCAGGCGGTCGCCGCGGGAGACGACGTCCGCGCCGCGCTCGGAGATCTGATGCGGGTCGACCTCGTGCGCGAAGGGCGGCGTTGGCCGGATCCCGAGTATCGATTCACGCATGCGCTGATCCAGGAGACGGCCTACCGCACGCTCGTCGCGGACGACCGATCCCGGCTCCATCGCAGGGCCGCCACGTGGCTGGAGCAGCACCACGCCGGCCGGGAAGCCGAGGTGGCCGGGTTGCTCGCCCACCACTGGCTCGGCGCCCGCGACGAGGACAAGGCGATCCGGTACCTGACCGTGGCGGGCGACCGTGCCCGCCAGGACTACGCGCTCGACGAAGCGATCGCCTACTACCGGGAGCTGCTACCCCTGCTGGACGGGCGAGGAGAGCGGCAGGAGATCGCCCTCGTGCTGTTCAAGCTGGCGCTCGCACTGCACATGTCGCTGCGGTTCGCGGAGGCGAACGAGACGTATCAGCGCGCGTTCGAGCACTGGACACCTCCGGCCGAGTCGCAGCGCGCGCCCGACGCCGATCTGCGGGTGGCGACGAGCTTCCTGCCCGACGATCCCGACCCGCGGTCGGCGATCGCGTGGCCGAACATCCAGCTCTGCATGCAGCTGTTCGACCGTCTCGTCGAGCAGTGGCCCGAGCGCACGATCGTGCCGTCGCTCGCCGAGCGCTGGCAGATCGCCGACGACGGTCTGCGCTACGTGTTCCATCTGCGCGAGGGACTCACGTGGTCCGACGGCGAGCCGCTCACCGCGCACGACGTGGAGTTCGGGATCAAGCGGGTGCTGGACCCCCGGGCACCCGGCTCCTCGGTCGCGATCTACTTCGTGCTGGAAGCTGGCCAGGAGCACTACCTCGGCACGGAGCCCGATCCGTCGGTGATCGGGGTGCGGGCGCTCGACGATCGCTCGGTCGAGTTTCGGCTCGCCGCACCGGCTCCCTACTTCATGAGCGTGATGAACCGCCCGGACGGCGGGCCGCAGCCCCGGCACGCGATCGAGGCGATGGGCGACGCGTGGGCCGAGCCCGGGAAGCAGGTCGTCTCGGGCGCGTTCCGGGTGTCGGAGCGCGGCGCCGATCGGCTCGTGCTCGAGCGCAGGCCGGCGGGGGGCACCGCACGCGCGGGCAACGTCCGGCGCGTCGTGTACACGCTCTCGCGGATCACGGAGGCGCTCGAGCCCTACGAGCGCGGTGAACTGGACATGATCGCCGCCCGGTACACCCCGCGGCTCGCGGACCTCGTCGAGCGGCACGTGCCCGACGCGAAGGTCGGTCAGGCGGGCTGGTCCGGTTACCTGGCGTTCGACCACACGAGCCCGATCGGGGCGGACCTCGAGTTCCGGCGGGCACTGGCGCACGCGATCGATCGCGACACGCTCGCCTCCGCGATGCCGGCCAACATGGTCGTGGCCACGGGAGGCATCGTGCCCCCGGCCCTGCAGGGACACACGCCGGACATCTCGCTGCGCTTCGATCCCGAAGCCGCCCTGGCGTGCCTCGCCCGCTCCGGCCGCGACGGCCGGGTGTCGGTCGCCGCGCTCGACGACGACCTCCCCATCCTCGAGCCGGTGCTCGATGCCTGGCGATCGGTGCTCGGGCTCACGGTCGAGCGGCGCCTGTGGTCGATCGACGAGATCGCGACGATGCCCGCGCCGAAGGAACAGTCGCCGATCTACTTCACGGGGTGGTTGCCGGGATACGCCGACCCCGAGTACTTCCTGCGGCTCTTGTTCCACTCCCAGAGCCGCACGAACGAGGGCGGCTTCGACCATCCACCGTTCGACGAGCTGATCGAGCGGGCGCGTCAGGAACGCAGCGACCGTGGGCGCCTGGCGCTCTTCCACGACGCCGATCGCATGGCCGTCGTCGACCGCGTCGCGGTGATCCCGCTCGTGTACGGCCGCAGCCTCGCGGTGCTCAAGCCGTACGTGCGTGGTTGGTGGGAGTTCGGCAAGACGTCCGCGAACTTCGCCGACCTCTCGGTCGATCCGGCCGATCCGTAGACGGCCGGCGGCTCAGTCGACCGACGGGAAACCGCCGTCGGCGAACGAGCGCACCACGTGCTCGGCGCCCGCACCGCGCAGCTGGTCGACGGAGTACTCGCCGGTCGCGACGCCGACGGCGATCGTGCCCGCACCGTGCGCGGCCTCGATGTCGCGCGGCGTGTCGCCGACCACGATCACCTCGGCCGGGTCGATCTCGTGGCCCGAGAGCGCCTCGGCTCGAGCGATCGCTGCGCGCGTGAGGTCGCTGCGCACCGACGAGTCGCTGCCGTACCCTCCGAACAAGAAGAAGCGCCCCAGCCGGGCGCGAGAGATCTTGATGTGCGCGGCGCCCTCGATGTTCCCCGTCACGAGTCCGAGGAGGGTGTCTGCTTCGACGAGGTCTTCGAGCAGGTCGTGCACCCCGGGCATCACGCGGTATCCGGGCGACTCGTCGACCTCGACCGGCAGACGGAGCACGTAGCGCATCATCAGCCGGATCACCTCGTCGGTGGTCGGCTCGCGCCCGATCGTGCCCTCGAACGTCGCTCGGGCGACCACCGGGTCGGTCATGCCGACCTCGCTGAACCTGCGGATGTCGCCGTCGACCCCGAACGCCTCGCGGAACGCGTAGGACCAGCTGCGCCCACCGGCCCCGCCAGTATCGATCAACGTGCCGTCGACGTCGAAGAGCACGACCCGTCGCTGGGTCACCGCTCGCGCCTCCGGAGCGCCGCGCGCGCCGGACCGCCGTCGCCGTCGACGAGTCGCAATGGCATCACGACGAGGTCGTACTCGCCCTGCTCGACGTCGCCGAGGTCGAGGCCCTCGAGGATCACGACGTCGTTCGAGAGCAGGGTCACGTGCGTGGGATGCCCCTCGGAGCCCCGGGCCTCGATGCCGAGGAAGTCGATGCCGACCAGCCGCGATCCGCGGTCCACGCACCAGCGGGCGC from Actinomycetota bacterium carries:
- a CDS encoding ABC transporter substrate-binding protein, with product MEIRDERRDVTALFADLVGSTALGERLDPEELKLVVGDAVARMVRAIEAFGGTVKDLAGDGVLALFGAPAAHEDDAERAVRAGLRIVEDIATFGREVAEGWGIDTLNVRVGIDTGPVITGAIGAGDRVEFAALGDAVNVAARLQSHAHPGSVLVGEATQQVVADRFAWSADRAFELKGKSEPVTAFTVEGVADGSIVRTEQGSGPRMIGRDLELARLRTAVEGVAAGAGGVVFVTGEPGIGKTRMVHELRRAFGAETPEHGRSLWLEGRCVSYGGSIPYWPFRDLLRSWLGVGDDEPELRVRVALRRQVDRLTGLHPDEIVPYLSALLGLSPAPGEAERLEALSPEALQYRTFEVVRATLRRLAEDGPVAVALEDLHWADATSLQLLHELIADTETGALLVVCTLRPERDHGAWRLKEDVARTLPHRFHEVALEALSGDAGRELLAALVGRGTLPAEVERQILEPAEGNPFFLEELVRSMVDAGALVAEGDGWRFDHAVDLQVPPTVEKVILARIDRLPPASYEAVVSASVVGRSFSLPLLQAVAAGDDVRAALGDLMRVDLVREGRRWPDPEYRFTHALIQETAYRTLVADDRSRLHRRAATWLEQHHAGREAEVAGLLAHHWLGARDEDKAIRYLTVAGDRARQDYALDEAIAYYRELLPLLDGRGERQEIALVLFKLALALHMSLRFAEANETYQRAFEHWTPPAESQRAPDADLRVATSFLPDDPDPRSAIAWPNIQLCMQLFDRLVEQWPERTIVPSLAERWQIADDGLRYVFHLREGLTWSDGEPLTAHDVEFGIKRVLDPRAPGSSVAIYFVLEAGQEHYLGTEPDPSVIGVRALDDRSVEFRLAAPAPYFMSVMNRPDGGPQPRHAIEAMGDAWAEPGKQVVSGAFRVSERGADRLVLERRPAGGTARAGNVRRVVYTLSRITEALEPYERGELDMIAARYTPRLADLVERHVPDAKVGQAGWSGYLAFDHTSPIGADLEFRRALAHAIDRDTLASAMPANMVVATGGIVPPALQGHTPDISLRFDPEAALACLARSGRDGRVSVAALDDDLPILEPVLDAWRSVLGLTVERRLWSIDEIATMPAPKEQSPIYFTGWLPGYADPEYFLRLLFHSQSRTNEGGFDHPPFDELIERARQERSDRGRLALFHDADRMAVVDRVAVIPLVYGRSLAVLKPYVRGWWEFGKTSANFADLSVDPADP
- a CDS encoding HAD family hydrolase, translated to MTQRRVVLFDVDGTLIDTGGAGGRSWSYAFREAFGVDGDIRRFSEVGMTDPVVARATFEGTIGREPTTDEVIRLMMRYVLRLPVEVDESPGYRVMPGVHDLLEDLVEADTLLGLVTGNIEGAAHIKISRARLGRFFLFGGYGSDSSVRSDLTRAAIARAEALSGHEIDPAEVIVVGDTPRDIEAAHGAGTIAVGVATGEYSVDQLRGAGAEHVVRSFADGGFPSVD